From Acidobacteriota bacterium, the proteins below share one genomic window:
- a CDS encoding helix-turn-helix transcriptional regulator produces the protein MKSERLKGHLDLLLLAVVSAGAAHGYGIVRRLADASGGALELPEGTIYPALHRLESKKLLKSSWATVGGRRRRVYDLTQQGRDALTQERSEWGSFAKAVESVLDTA, from the coding sequence ATGAAGAGCGAACGACTGAAAGGGCATTTGGATCTGCTGCTGCTGGCCGTGGTCAGCGCCGGGGCGGCTCATGGCTATGGGATTGTCCGGCGGCTGGCGGACGCCAGCGGCGGGGCCTTGGAGCTTCCCGAAGGCACCATCTATCCCGCGCTGCACCGGCTTGAATCGAAGAAGCTGCTCAAGAGTTCGTGGGCCACGGTAGGCGGGCGCCGCCGCCGTGTCTATGACCTGACCCAGCAGGGCCGGGACGCTCTGACGCAAGAGCGCAGCGAGTGGGGCAGCTTTGCAAAGGCCGTGGAATCGGTCCTGGACACCGCATGA